In the genome of Brassica napus cultivar Da-Ae chromosome A8 unlocalized genomic scaffold, Da-Ae chrA08_Random_8, whole genome shotgun sequence, one region contains:
- the LOC125594523 gene encoding dymeclin-like — protein sequence MGGAASTPRSTGGDDVSVEEYLIATFVGEKSFPLASDVWNKLLELPLRSRWPRDRVHQACQLFAQSNGNTRHLAKLLIHLSWCLQELLQASSDDDDDDAHSSLYKKALNATYISSLFLKHLIENGKSEELHLSLDESEPVPHGFVMDQDIQNFVMRSFVELHWINRSEELLNFMVVAMSTQLLSGPSPGPKDANPFLDAAMAQEKSIVCMAVRRLLLNYISRNHTPNAKTYLYSDGDSPGILERVGSAAATFVLLPLNYLVNNTGDGSKYPLAESSLHVLLILIHYQKSILSDESMTDKSDDSATSESVSKVHVFSSGNTFTKALANARDVEFDRSDLEGNAYSGPHVRIPFASLFDTLCMCLSDEGAVLLLYSLLQGNSYFKEYVWMCICRPHALQPWLTWHLMPIILVHMLHRGLSVSSTCFLESITQLSDLTGDKLQSIKISLSGEDDSVSEDLAAELQIFTDFLRLVLDILNAILTYALPRNPEIVYAIMHRQEVFQPFKNHPRFHELVENFTPRMDTQRSDREWSVQKVLQFIIDNCRSWRGEGMKMFTQLHFSYEQESHPEEFFIPYVWQLALSRCGFSFNPDAINLFQYHTKLKNK from the exons ATGGGAGGTGCGGCTTCGACGCCGCGAAGTACCGGTGGTGACGATGTTTCGGTGGAGGAGTACCTCATTGCGACTTTCGTCGGGGAGAAATCGTTTCCCTTGGCGTCTGATGTCTGGAACAAGCTGCTTGAGCTTCCCTTGAGATCTCGGTGGCCCCGTGATCGCGTTCACCAAGCCTGTCAACTCTTCG CACAGAGCAATGGAAACACTAGGCACCTGGCGAAACTATTGATTCATCTGTCGTGGTGTTTGCAAGAGCTTCTCCAAGcttcttctgatgatgatgatgatgatgctcaCTCTTCTCTCTATAAGAAAGCTCTTAACGCAACCTATATTTCATCCCTCTTTTTGAAGCATTTGATTGAGAATGGCAAAAGTGAGGAGTTGCATCTCTCTCTCGACGAATCTGAGCCTGTTCCTCATGGCTTTGTAATGG ATCAAGATATCCAGAATTTTGTCATGCGTAGTTTTGTTGAGCTTCATTGGATCAACCGAAGTGAG GAACTTCTCAACTTCATGGTTGTTGCAATGTCGACTCAGCTTCTCTCCGGACCATCACCTGGACCAAAAGATGCCAACCCTTTTCTTGATGCAGCAATGGCTCAG GAAAAGTCTATAGTTTGTATGGCTGTGAGAAGGTTGCTACTTAATTATATTTCCCGAAACCATACTCCGAATGCAAAAACCTATTTATATTCTGATGGAGATTCACCAGGCATCTTGGAAAGAGTTGGTTCTGCAGCTG CGACATTTGTGCTCTTGCCTTTGAACTATCTTGTAAATAATACTGGTGACGGATCTAAATATCCACTAGCAGAGTCCAGCCTTCATGTTTTGCTTATCCTCATTCACTACCAGAAGTCGATCTTGAGTGATGAGTCCATGACGGATAAAAGTGATGACAGTGCTACTTCAGAATCAGTCTCTAAAGTTCATGTATTTTCCTCTGGCAATACTTTTACCAAGGCTCTGGCAAATGCTAGAGATGTAgaat TTGACCGCTCAGATTTGGAGGGAAATGCCTACTCTGGTCCACATGTTCGGATACCATTTGCTTCGTTATTTGATACTCTTTGCAT GTGTTTGTCTGATGAGGGAGCTGTCTTGCTCCTCTACTCATTGTTGCAAGGGAACTCCTACTTCAAGGAGTATGTTTG GATGTGTATCTGCAGACCACATGCCTTGCAACCTTGGCTAACATGGCACCTCATGCCCATCATCTTAGTGCATATGCTTCACAGAGGCTTGTCAGTCTCTTCTACATGCTTTCTCGAAA GTATAACACAGTTATCAGACTTGACAGGTGATAAGCTGCAAAGTATCAAAATAAGCTTGTCAGGAGAGGATGATAGCGTTTCAGAAGATCTG GCAGCAGAGTTGCAAATCTTTACTGATTTCTTGAGACTTGTCCTTGATATATTAAATGCAATTTTGACGTACGCGTTGCCTAGGAATCCCGAG ATTGTCTATGCAATCATGCATCGGCAGGAAGTGTTCCAACCTTTCAAGAATCATCCGCGATTTCATGAGCTAGTCGAAAATTTTACACC CCGCATGGACACTCAAAGATCGGATCGAGAATGGTCAGTGCAGAAAGTTCTTCAGTTCATCATCGACAATTGTCGGTCTTGGCGAGGCGAAGGCATGAAG ATGTTTACTCAACTACACTTCTCGTATGAACAAGAGAGTCACCCAGAAGAGTTCTTCATTCCATACGTCTGGCAACTAGCTTTATCCCGATG CGGATTCAGTTTTAATCCGGACGCCATCAACTTATTCCAGTACCACACCAAGTTGAA GAACAAATAG